One genomic segment of Labrus bergylta chromosome 17, fLabBer1.1, whole genome shotgun sequence includes these proteins:
- the LOC136183186 gene encoding endoplasmic reticulum chaperone BiP-like isoform X1: MGFKDFFFHILEYKQAKMKLLWVVMLVAGTVFADDDDKKDSVGTVVGIDLGTTYSCVGVFKNGRVEIIANDQGSRITPSYVAFTSEGERLIGDAAKNQLTSNPENTVFDAKRLIGRTWGDSTVQQDIKYLPFKVTEKKSKPHIQVDIGGGTMKTFAPEEISAMVLTKMKETAEAYLGKKVTDAVVTVPAYFNDAQRQATKDAATIAGLNVMRIINEPTAAAIAYGLDKRDGEKKILVFDLGGGTFDVSLLTIDNGVFEVVSTSGDTHLGGEDFDQRVMEHFIKLYKKKTGKDVRKDNRAVQKLRREVEKAKRALSAQHQAHIEIESFFEGEDFSETLTRAKFEELNMDLFRSTMKPVQKVLEDSDLKKPDIDEIVLVGGSTRIPKIQQLVKEFFSGKEPSRGINPDEAVAYGAAVQAGVLSGEEDTGDVVLLDVCPLTLGIETVGGVMTKLIPRNTVVPTKKSQIFSTASDNQPTVTIKVYEGERPLTKDNHLLGTFDLTGIPPAPRGVPQIEVTFEIDVNGILRVTAEDKGTGNKNKITITNDQNRLTPEDIERMVNDAERFADDDKKLKERIDARNELESYAYSLKNQIGDKEKLGGKLSDEDKEIIEKAVEEKIEWMESHQEAELEDFQAKKKELEEVVQPIISKLYGSAGGPPPEGAEAEQDEKDEL, from the exons atgggattcaaag attttttttttcacatactgGAGTATAAACAAGCCAAGATGAAGCTGCTGTGGGTTGTAATGTTGGTGGCCGGCACCGTGTTCGCCGACGACGACGACAAGAAGGACAGCGTGGGGACTGTGGTTGGAATCGACCTCGGGACCACCTACTCATG tgTCGGAGTGTTCAAGAATGGGCGTGTGGAGATCATCGCCAATGACCAGGGTAGCCGCATCACTCCATCGTACGTGGCCTTCACCAGCGAGGGTGAGCGTCTGATTGGCGACGCTGCCAAGAACCAGCTGACGTCTAACCCTGAGAACACCGTCTTCGATGCCAAGAGGTTGATTGGGCGCACTTGGGGAGACTCGACTGTGCAGCAGGACATCAAGTACCTGCCGTTCAAA GTAACTGAGAAGAAGAGCAAGCCCCATATTCAGGTAGACATTGGTGGTGGCACGATGAAGACATTTGCTCCTGAGGAGATCTCTGCCATGGTGCTGACTAAAATGAAGGAGACTGCTGAGGCTTATTTGGGCAAGAAG GTTACAGATGCTGTGGTCACTGTCCCTGCCTATTTCAATGACGCCCAGCGTCAGGCCACTAAGGATGCTGCAACCATCGCTGGTCTGAATGTCATGAGAATCATCAATGAGCC aactgcTGCCGCCATTGCTTACGGTCTTGACAAGAGAGACGGCGAGAAGAAAATTCTCGTTTTCGATCTTGGCGGTGGCACCTTCGACGTCTCCCTGCTGACCATCGACAACGGTGTGTTTGAGGTGGTGTCAACCAGTGGTGACACTCATCTTGGAGGTGAGGACTTCGACCAGCGCGTCATGGAGCACTTCATCAAGCTGTACAAGAAGAAGACCGGCAAAGATGTGCGCAAAGACAACAGGGCAGTGCAGAAGCTGCGTCGTGAGGTCGAGAAGGCAAAGAGGGCGCTGTCCGCTCAGCACCAGGCCCACATTGAGATCGAGTCCTTCTTTGAGGGAGAGGACTTCTCTGAGACCCTGACCCGTGCCAAGTTTGAAGAGCTCAACATG gacCTGTTCCGTTCCACCATGAAGCCTGTGCAGAAAGTACTGGAAGACTCTGACCTGAAGAAGCCTGACATTGATGAGATTGTCTTGGTTGGAGGCTCCACCCGTATCCCCAAAATCCAGCAGCTGGTGAAGGAGTTCTTCAGTGGCAAAGAGCCCTCCAGAGGCATCAACCCTGATGAGGCCGTGGCATACGGAGCTGCTGTGCAGGCTGGAGTGCTTTCTGGAGAGGAGGACACTG GAGATGTTGTTCTTCTGGACGTGTGCCCCCTGACTCTTGGTATTGAGACTGTTGGAGGAGTGATGACTAAACTGATCCCCAGGAACACTGTGGTGCCTACAAAGAAATCCCAGATCTTCTCTACAGCTTCTGATAACCAGCCCACTGTCACCATTAAGGTTTATGAAG GTGAGCGTCCTCTCACAAAAGACAACCATCTGCTGGGCACATTCGACCTGACTGGCATCCCTCCCGCCCCTCGTGGTGTGCCACAGATTGAGGTCACCTTCGAGATCGATGTCAACGGTATCCTGCGTGTCACAGCCGAGGACAAAGGTACAGGCAACAAGAACAAGATCACCATCACAAACGACCAGAACCGCCTGACGCCAGAGGACATCGAGCGCATGGTGAACGATGCAGAGCGCTTCGCCGATGACGACAAGAAGCTGAAGGAGAGGATCGACGCCCGCAATGAGCTGGAGAGCTACGCTTACTCTCTGAAGAACCAGATCGGAGACAAGGAAAAGCTCGGCGGCAAGCTGTCGGATGAGGACAAAGAAATCATTGAGAAGGCAGTAGAGGAGAAGATTGAGTGGATGGAGTCACACCAGGAGGCTGAGCTGGAAGACTTCCAGGCTAAGAAGAAGGAGCTTGAGGAAGTGGTACAACCAATTATCAGCAAGCTTTACGGCAGTGCAGGAGGaccaccaccagagggcgcagAAGCCGAGCAAGACGAGAAGGATGAGTTGTAG
- the LOC136183186 gene encoding endoplasmic reticulum chaperone BiP-like isoform X2 — MKLLWVVMLVAGTVFADDDDKKDSVGTVVGIDLGTTYSCVGVFKNGRVEIIANDQGSRITPSYVAFTSEGERLIGDAAKNQLTSNPENTVFDAKRLIGRTWGDSTVQQDIKYLPFKVTEKKSKPHIQVDIGGGTMKTFAPEEISAMVLTKMKETAEAYLGKKVTDAVVTVPAYFNDAQRQATKDAATIAGLNVMRIINEPTAAAIAYGLDKRDGEKKILVFDLGGGTFDVSLLTIDNGVFEVVSTSGDTHLGGEDFDQRVMEHFIKLYKKKTGKDVRKDNRAVQKLRREVEKAKRALSAQHQAHIEIESFFEGEDFSETLTRAKFEELNMDLFRSTMKPVQKVLEDSDLKKPDIDEIVLVGGSTRIPKIQQLVKEFFSGKEPSRGINPDEAVAYGAAVQAGVLSGEEDTGDVVLLDVCPLTLGIETVGGVMTKLIPRNTVVPTKKSQIFSTASDNQPTVTIKVYEGERPLTKDNHLLGTFDLTGIPPAPRGVPQIEVTFEIDVNGILRVTAEDKGTGNKNKITITNDQNRLTPEDIERMVNDAERFADDDKKLKERIDARNELESYAYSLKNQIGDKEKLGGKLSDEDKEIIEKAVEEKIEWMESHQEAELEDFQAKKKELEEVVQPIISKLYGSAGGPPPEGAEAEQDEKDEL; from the exons ATGAAGCTGCTGTGGGTTGTAATGTTGGTGGCCGGCACCGTGTTCGCCGACGACGACGACAAGAAGGACAGCGTGGGGACTGTGGTTGGAATCGACCTCGGGACCACCTACTCATG tgTCGGAGTGTTCAAGAATGGGCGTGTGGAGATCATCGCCAATGACCAGGGTAGCCGCATCACTCCATCGTACGTGGCCTTCACCAGCGAGGGTGAGCGTCTGATTGGCGACGCTGCCAAGAACCAGCTGACGTCTAACCCTGAGAACACCGTCTTCGATGCCAAGAGGTTGATTGGGCGCACTTGGGGAGACTCGACTGTGCAGCAGGACATCAAGTACCTGCCGTTCAAA GTAACTGAGAAGAAGAGCAAGCCCCATATTCAGGTAGACATTGGTGGTGGCACGATGAAGACATTTGCTCCTGAGGAGATCTCTGCCATGGTGCTGACTAAAATGAAGGAGACTGCTGAGGCTTATTTGGGCAAGAAG GTTACAGATGCTGTGGTCACTGTCCCTGCCTATTTCAATGACGCCCAGCGTCAGGCCACTAAGGATGCTGCAACCATCGCTGGTCTGAATGTCATGAGAATCATCAATGAGCC aactgcTGCCGCCATTGCTTACGGTCTTGACAAGAGAGACGGCGAGAAGAAAATTCTCGTTTTCGATCTTGGCGGTGGCACCTTCGACGTCTCCCTGCTGACCATCGACAACGGTGTGTTTGAGGTGGTGTCAACCAGTGGTGACACTCATCTTGGAGGTGAGGACTTCGACCAGCGCGTCATGGAGCACTTCATCAAGCTGTACAAGAAGAAGACCGGCAAAGATGTGCGCAAAGACAACAGGGCAGTGCAGAAGCTGCGTCGTGAGGTCGAGAAGGCAAAGAGGGCGCTGTCCGCTCAGCACCAGGCCCACATTGAGATCGAGTCCTTCTTTGAGGGAGAGGACTTCTCTGAGACCCTGACCCGTGCCAAGTTTGAAGAGCTCAACATG gacCTGTTCCGTTCCACCATGAAGCCTGTGCAGAAAGTACTGGAAGACTCTGACCTGAAGAAGCCTGACATTGATGAGATTGTCTTGGTTGGAGGCTCCACCCGTATCCCCAAAATCCAGCAGCTGGTGAAGGAGTTCTTCAGTGGCAAAGAGCCCTCCAGAGGCATCAACCCTGATGAGGCCGTGGCATACGGAGCTGCTGTGCAGGCTGGAGTGCTTTCTGGAGAGGAGGACACTG GAGATGTTGTTCTTCTGGACGTGTGCCCCCTGACTCTTGGTATTGAGACTGTTGGAGGAGTGATGACTAAACTGATCCCCAGGAACACTGTGGTGCCTACAAAGAAATCCCAGATCTTCTCTACAGCTTCTGATAACCAGCCCACTGTCACCATTAAGGTTTATGAAG GTGAGCGTCCTCTCACAAAAGACAACCATCTGCTGGGCACATTCGACCTGACTGGCATCCCTCCCGCCCCTCGTGGTGTGCCACAGATTGAGGTCACCTTCGAGATCGATGTCAACGGTATCCTGCGTGTCACAGCCGAGGACAAAGGTACAGGCAACAAGAACAAGATCACCATCACAAACGACCAGAACCGCCTGACGCCAGAGGACATCGAGCGCATGGTGAACGATGCAGAGCGCTTCGCCGATGACGACAAGAAGCTGAAGGAGAGGATCGACGCCCGCAATGAGCTGGAGAGCTACGCTTACTCTCTGAAGAACCAGATCGGAGACAAGGAAAAGCTCGGCGGCAAGCTGTCGGATGAGGACAAAGAAATCATTGAGAAGGCAGTAGAGGAGAAGATTGAGTGGATGGAGTCACACCAGGAGGCTGAGCTGGAAGACTTCCAGGCTAAGAAGAAGGAGCTTGAGGAAGTGGTACAACCAATTATCAGCAAGCTTTACGGCAGTGCAGGAGGaccaccaccagagggcgcagAAGCCGAGCAAGACGAGAAGGATGAGTTGTAG
- the rabepk gene encoding rab9 effector protein with kelch motifs isoform X1, with amino-acid sequence MWIIEMSSGSIKRNNNTWSIHSSLTAMEFLPVLDPLDKPKAGIWYSLMPRGSAPGVSVGHTCTFIPPADEGKGSILIVGGANPSGSFTHCNIINLDNHEWDIPEWEGLDSRYEHCCFVPESCPQSLWVFGGAQQSGNRNCIQNVQLTDSGSSWKSVSVNGKPPSPRTYHTSSACLGDRLYVFSGGEAGAAPVADPTLHVFDTASSAWSQPETQGRQPPAKHGHVIVAAGSKIYIHGGMAGDKFHNDVFSLDTKIMKWEKVQVKGDIPPGVAAHSAVALGKNIYIFGGMTAEGATNSMYRFNTGNRIFINLVIEYLYLITSYAESCITFKTVVEKFKPPMLSIMFADKSRWVLMKFEGDMPPNRLDHSMCLLPWTVHAEGNGDKEQADCPTASETIHLAFVFGGMDTQGVIHNDCVVTVVS; translated from the exons ATGTGGATTATAGAGATGTCAT CAGGGAGCATCAAAAGGAACAACAACACATGgtccattcattcatccttgACAGCCATGGAGTTTCTCCCTGTACTTGACCCCCTAGATAAACCCAAAGCAGGAATATG GTATTCTTTGATGCCCAGAGGAAGTGCTCCAGGTGTCAGTGTGGGTCACACCTGCACGTTCATTCCACCTGCAGATGAGGGAAAGGGAAGCATCCTTATTGTTGGAGGAGCAAACCCAAGCGGCAGTTTCACACATTGCAACATCATAAATCtag ATAATCATGAGTGGGACATCCCAGAGTGGGAGGGTTTGGACTCGCGGTATGAACACTGCTGCTTTGTCCCAGAAAGCTGTCCTCAGAGCCTGTGGGTGTTTGGAGGGGCACAGCAGAGCGGCAACCGCAATTGTATCCAGAATGTACAGCTAACAG ACAGTGGGTCTTCCTGGAAGAGTGTATCTGTGAATGGTAAACCCCCCAGCCCGAGAACATACCACACCAGCTCCGCCTGCCTCGGGGACAGACTGTACGTCTTTTCGGGTGGGGAAGCAGGAGCTGCACCTGTCGCAGACCCCACACTTCACGTCTTTGATACAG CCTCTTCCGCCTGGTCCCAACCGGAAACACAAGGCAGACAGCCGCCAGCCAAACATGGCCATGTTATCGTAGCAGCAGGTTCAAAGATCTACATCCATGGGGGCATGGCCGGGGACAAATTCCACAATGACGTGTTCTCTCTCGATACAA AGATCATGAAGTGGGAGAAGGTGCAAGTCAAAGGAGATATCCCACCAGGAGTAGCAGCCCACTCAGCTGTGGCTTTGGGAAAGAACATCTATATCTTTGGGGGAATGACAGCAGAAGGAGCGACCAACTCCATGTATAGATTCAACACTGGTAATAGAATTTTCATTAATCTTGTCATTGAATATTTGTACCTTATCACATCATACGCAGAAAgttgtattacatttaaaactgtGGTTGAGAAGTTTAAACCTCCAATGTTATCCATTATGTTTGCAGACAAAAGCAGATGGGTCCTTATGAAGTTTGAAGGGGATATGCCCCCCAACCGCCTGGACCACTCCATGTGTTTATTGCCCTGGACGGTGCATGCTGAGGGGAATGGAGATAAGGAGCAGGCCGACTGCCCAACAGCCTCAGAGACAATACATTTGGCCTTTGTATTTGGAGGGATGGATACCCAGGGTGTCATTCATAATGACTGTGTTGTGACTGTGGTTTCATGA
- the rabepk gene encoding rab9 effector protein with kelch motifs isoform X2, translating to MWIIEMSWSIKRNNNTWSIHSSLTAMEFLPVLDPLDKPKAGIWYSLMPRGSAPGVSVGHTCTFIPPADEGKGSILIVGGANPSGSFTHCNIINLDNHEWDIPEWEGLDSRYEHCCFVPESCPQSLWVFGGAQQSGNRNCIQNVQLTDSGSSWKSVSVNGKPPSPRTYHTSSACLGDRLYVFSGGEAGAAPVADPTLHVFDTASSAWSQPETQGRQPPAKHGHVIVAAGSKIYIHGGMAGDKFHNDVFSLDTKIMKWEKVQVKGDIPPGVAAHSAVALGKNIYIFGGMTAEGATNSMYRFNTGNRIFINLVIEYLYLITSYAESCITFKTVVEKFKPPMLSIMFADKSRWVLMKFEGDMPPNRLDHSMCLLPWTVHAEGNGDKEQADCPTASETIHLAFVFGGMDTQGVIHNDCVVTVVS from the exons ATGTGGATTATAGAGATGTCAT GGAGCATCAAAAGGAACAACAACACATGgtccattcattcatccttgACAGCCATGGAGTTTCTCCCTGTACTTGACCCCCTAGATAAACCCAAAGCAGGAATATG GTATTCTTTGATGCCCAGAGGAAGTGCTCCAGGTGTCAGTGTGGGTCACACCTGCACGTTCATTCCACCTGCAGATGAGGGAAAGGGAAGCATCCTTATTGTTGGAGGAGCAAACCCAAGCGGCAGTTTCACACATTGCAACATCATAAATCtag ATAATCATGAGTGGGACATCCCAGAGTGGGAGGGTTTGGACTCGCGGTATGAACACTGCTGCTTTGTCCCAGAAAGCTGTCCTCAGAGCCTGTGGGTGTTTGGAGGGGCACAGCAGAGCGGCAACCGCAATTGTATCCAGAATGTACAGCTAACAG ACAGTGGGTCTTCCTGGAAGAGTGTATCTGTGAATGGTAAACCCCCCAGCCCGAGAACATACCACACCAGCTCCGCCTGCCTCGGGGACAGACTGTACGTCTTTTCGGGTGGGGAAGCAGGAGCTGCACCTGTCGCAGACCCCACACTTCACGTCTTTGATACAG CCTCTTCCGCCTGGTCCCAACCGGAAACACAAGGCAGACAGCCGCCAGCCAAACATGGCCATGTTATCGTAGCAGCAGGTTCAAAGATCTACATCCATGGGGGCATGGCCGGGGACAAATTCCACAATGACGTGTTCTCTCTCGATACAA AGATCATGAAGTGGGAGAAGGTGCAAGTCAAAGGAGATATCCCACCAGGAGTAGCAGCCCACTCAGCTGTGGCTTTGGGAAAGAACATCTATATCTTTGGGGGAATGACAGCAGAAGGAGCGACCAACTCCATGTATAGATTCAACACTGGTAATAGAATTTTCATTAATCTTGTCATTGAATATTTGTACCTTATCACATCATACGCAGAAAgttgtattacatttaaaactgtGGTTGAGAAGTTTAAACCTCCAATGTTATCCATTATGTTTGCAGACAAAAGCAGATGGGTCCTTATGAAGTTTGAAGGGGATATGCCCCCCAACCGCCTGGACCACTCCATGTGTTTATTGCCCTGGACGGTGCATGCTGAGGGGAATGGAGATAAGGAGCAGGCCGACTGCCCAACAGCCTCAGAGACAATACATTTGGCCTTTGTATTTGGAGGGATGGATACCCAGGGTGTCATTCATAATGACTGTGTTGTGACTGTGGTTTCATGA
- the rabepk gene encoding rab9 effector protein with kelch motifs isoform X3 has translation MEFLPVLDPLDKPKAGIWYSLMPRGSAPGVSVGHTCTFIPPADEGKGSILIVGGANPSGSFTHCNIINLDNHEWDIPEWEGLDSRYEHCCFVPESCPQSLWVFGGAQQSGNRNCIQNVQLTDSGSSWKSVSVNGKPPSPRTYHTSSACLGDRLYVFSGGEAGAAPVADPTLHVFDTASSAWSQPETQGRQPPAKHGHVIVAAGSKIYIHGGMAGDKFHNDVFSLDTKIMKWEKVQVKGDIPPGVAAHSAVALGKNIYIFGGMTAEGATNSMYRFNTGNRIFINLVIEYLYLITSYAESCITFKTVVEKFKPPMLSIMFADKSRWVLMKFEGDMPPNRLDHSMCLLPWTVHAEGNGDKEQADCPTASETIHLAFVFGGMDTQGVIHNDCVVTVVS, from the exons ATGGAGTTTCTCCCTGTACTTGACCCCCTAGATAAACCCAAAGCAGGAATATG GTATTCTTTGATGCCCAGAGGAAGTGCTCCAGGTGTCAGTGTGGGTCACACCTGCACGTTCATTCCACCTGCAGATGAGGGAAAGGGAAGCATCCTTATTGTTGGAGGAGCAAACCCAAGCGGCAGTTTCACACATTGCAACATCATAAATCtag ATAATCATGAGTGGGACATCCCAGAGTGGGAGGGTTTGGACTCGCGGTATGAACACTGCTGCTTTGTCCCAGAAAGCTGTCCTCAGAGCCTGTGGGTGTTTGGAGGGGCACAGCAGAGCGGCAACCGCAATTGTATCCAGAATGTACAGCTAACAG ACAGTGGGTCTTCCTGGAAGAGTGTATCTGTGAATGGTAAACCCCCCAGCCCGAGAACATACCACACCAGCTCCGCCTGCCTCGGGGACAGACTGTACGTCTTTTCGGGTGGGGAAGCAGGAGCTGCACCTGTCGCAGACCCCACACTTCACGTCTTTGATACAG CCTCTTCCGCCTGGTCCCAACCGGAAACACAAGGCAGACAGCCGCCAGCCAAACATGGCCATGTTATCGTAGCAGCAGGTTCAAAGATCTACATCCATGGGGGCATGGCCGGGGACAAATTCCACAATGACGTGTTCTCTCTCGATACAA AGATCATGAAGTGGGAGAAGGTGCAAGTCAAAGGAGATATCCCACCAGGAGTAGCAGCCCACTCAGCTGTGGCTTTGGGAAAGAACATCTATATCTTTGGGGGAATGACAGCAGAAGGAGCGACCAACTCCATGTATAGATTCAACACTGGTAATAGAATTTTCATTAATCTTGTCATTGAATATTTGTACCTTATCACATCATACGCAGAAAgttgtattacatttaaaactgtGGTTGAGAAGTTTAAACCTCCAATGTTATCCATTATGTTTGCAGACAAAAGCAGATGGGTCCTTATGAAGTTTGAAGGGGATATGCCCCCCAACCGCCTGGACCACTCCATGTGTTTATTGCCCTGGACGGTGCATGCTGAGGGGAATGGAGATAAGGAGCAGGCCGACTGCCCAACAGCCTCAGAGACAATACATTTGGCCTTTGTATTTGGAGGGATGGATACCCAGGGTGTCATTCATAATGACTGTGTTGTGACTGTGGTTTCATGA